CACCCGGCAAAAAGGGCGGCTGGCAAAAACCATCCAGACCAGAAACCCCAGCAAAAGAGTCACCTTATGGGCGAACAACCACCCGACCATCGGCCGGAGCTGGCTCTGCAACCCCATGGCCGGCAGGCCGGCCTCTAGGGTCCCGGCTGGACAGATGTATTTACAAAACCAGGTCTGCCCAAAGCCAAAACTGTCTACGACAAACAGGGGGAGCAAAACTACGAACAAGGCCAGAATAGGATATTTGAGCCAGGTCAGAACCCGCGGGATGCCGAATTTCCTGGAGGGGATCTTGTGCACCAGCTCCTGGAAAAATCCGAAGGGACACACCCAACCACACGGCATGCGCCCCACGGCTGTGCCGATCAGACCCAGCCACCCCAGCACGTAGAGCCCGAAATGGTAATTCCCAGCCCCGAGGTTGAAGCGCACGGTCGCCAAGCTGTTCTGCAACGCCCCAATAGGGCAGGCCGTGGTCGCGGCGGGGCAGGACCAGCAATTGAGCCCTGGGGCGCAAACCGCCTTGAAGCGGCCGGTATAGATCCCCGACCCACTGAAAGGAAACAGCCAATACGCATTGGTCAGGAAGACAGCCACCGTCTGGATTATCCGCCGCAGAACCATCTACCCGATCCCTATGCAACTCAAACAGATGGTGGCGGCTTTTTCAAAAACAGCTCCCACTTCGCCGCTATTGAGTCCAACGAGAAAGACAATCAAAAAAACGGCCATCAACACGATCGGTCCTCGACGAGTGGTCCCGGCCATACTTACTCCTTCGGGCAGGTCAATTCAGTATGCAAGGATTGAAAGACCGCCTCACACAAGGCGTCGCCATCCATCTCCGGGTGACTGATCCAGATGGTCACACCCTGGCATTCATCGTCTTCAGCGGCGTATTCCAGGGTGTATTCAAGTCCCGGAACGGCCTCAGCCATCTGCGCGGCATAGGTTTGGGCCCGTTCCGGGGAGTGCAGGCAACAGCAAACCGCCACCGGATCTCCGGATCCCGCTTCAGCCCACAAAGGGACAGCGCTGAGGAAAATACAGACCAGTCCAATGAGAACCCCATAACGCATAGTTGACTCCTTTATGCCGGCGCAAAGCCGCTTCCTCTCTCGCCTCGTCGCAACAGGGAGGCGCTCGCAACCTGTTCAAAACCTCCAAGGGAGGCGGGGAAAAATGCAATCTCGCTGGAGAGTTCCAACGGGCTGATACTCCTACTGCTTGTCGAGCGCCTGTTCGACCACCCGGCGCAGCATAGCCGGCGGAACATACCCGGCGTGTTCCATGACCAACCCGTTTTGAGTAAAGAGCATCACCTTCGGGACTGCAGCGACTTCAAATTGCTGGGCTACACCGCCACCGTCGCGATACACAGGGAAATTGAGACCAAACTGGTCCACAAAATGCGGAATGACCTTGCTGTTATAGTCCAGAGACACACTGAGGATGACCAATTCCTCAGGAGAGAAATCCCGGCGCAGCTGAGCCAGTTCAGGCATTTCCCTTCGACACGGCGAACACCACGTGGCCCAGAAATTCAAAAGGACCACCTTGTCGCTTCGCTCCTCGTCAATCATCTGTTCAAGCTTGTCAGCTGAAATAGCCCCTTTGTATTGTCCCGTGGAGGCGGTGCTGATCGTGCCCACGAGCAGCACAATTCCAACCAGGCATATAGTCAAGCTCAAAACGCGTAACCGTCGCATAGTCGCTCTCTTTGTTAGAGGTTCACCCGGCCCTCGCAGGCCGAAGGCGCTCGTGATTCATACGTCGGAATGGGCTCCACTCAGCGGTAAACTGGCGCAAATTCAAAGGCGCAACGCTCGCTTCCCCACCCCATTTTTCTCGGATCTCTTGCTGAAAATTCAAGGACAAGTCCATAAACGGACGATTAACAGGTCAAATGTATCCCGGCAGCCATTCGCCGGCCAGACTGGAGGAGGGAATTGATCGTCTCCATCGCCTGGGCCGTGGGCTGTTCGATTGTTTCGATTTCCTCTCGCTGGAGGTAGTCCCGGACATCCGGATCCAATCGCATCAGCCCGGGTTTGCCCATCCCAAAGACGATTACCTCGGGTGCGGTGCGCAATAGATCACGGATGTCACCGAGCACGACCCGGTGTCCGCTTTCTCGCCACCAATGGGGAACCACCCGCCCTTCGAGAATCTTCACGTCTCGGGTATAGGTCTGCCCCTGGATGACGATGCGGCCGAATTTATACAATTCTATGAACATATACTTGCGCCTTCTCGTGAATATACAGTTCGGTCTTCCCGAATTACATGCATTGGCCACACTCGGCTCTGGAACTAAATCACTAATATTTTTAGCATATTATGTACCGCGAATGAAGAATAAAACGAGCAAAAGCCCGCAGCCTCAATGCATCTCTCTGACCCAGTCTGGACTTCAAGACAACAACATCATGCCGTGGTCAAACCGGTGCAGTCCGGCTGCGCGGGCGGCCCGCAGGACGCGCAGCCATTGTTCCCGTTCCAGTTCATCGCCCAGCCTGGGATCCCCCACGGCTGTACCGCAAGGCCGGTACTGGTCCATGATATTCACGTAGGTTTCCTGCGAAATCTCCTGGGCCAAAAACTTCAAAATGGCCCCGCTCTCCTGCTCCAGCCCCGGCAGGACGAGATGGCGAACCAGCAAACCGCGCCGGGCGAGTCCGTCACGATCAATACTCAGGTCCCCTACCTGCCGGTGCATCTCACGCAACGCAGCCCGGGCTCGTTCCGGATAATCCTCAGCCCCGCAATACCGTGCCGCAGATGCGGAGGACCAGAACTTGAAGTCCGGCATATAGATATCGATTATTCCTTCGAGTTCCCGCAGGGTGGCCACCCGTTCATAGCCGCCGCAATTATAGACCAGGGGCAGGTGCAGCCCCTGCTCGCGAGCCAGCCGGACGGCAGTCACGATCTGGGGGACAACATGGCTGGGAGTGACCAGGTTGATATTCGCGCACCCCATGGCCTGGAGTTCAAGCATCATGGTCGCGACATGCTCACTCTGGAGCTCCAGTCCCTCGCCGCCGTGGCTGATCTCCCAATTCTGACAAAAACAGCACGCCAGATTGCAAAAGGAAAAAAATATCGCCCCTGATCCGCAGTCGCCCACCAAAGGGGACTCTTCCCCGAAGTGCGGAAAATAGTTGTAGACAATCGCTCGGCTGCCCGTGTGGCATTTGCCGGTCTCGCCGGCGAGACGATCGACCCGGCACCGGTGCGGGCACAGCACACACGAACGCAACAGGCTCCATAACCGTTTTTCCCGAGTGGCCAAGGCCGTGGTAGTGCACCCCAGATACGCCGCAGTCTGGCTCATACCCCCTCCGTGAACAACAAGGATGAGATGGCGCGAACACGGCTCCAATGTACCGCATTTCAGTCTGCGATCAAGATCTATCCCTCCTCAATCGGGCCAGGAGCATCTGTCACGGGCTCAAGATCTGGGTGGCCCCTCCACTTGGCTACCGCCTTGCCCGCCTCGGAACACACGCTGGCCCCAGGTCAAACACGCCCCCTCTTTTTCCAGGTCGAGGTACAACTTACGAGCCGCAATAAACAGATCCGAAAATGCAGGAGGGCTCCCTCATCACCTGGACGTTATCCCCGCCTCCCTATCGCGAACACACCAGACCGCAAATTCTCGGCTCTTTTTCCAACCTACGCCCACAGCTCCCTTATGCAGATACAGGGCGTAGGCCCAATCGGTTTCGAAGCCGCTGGTCGTGCTGGACCAATAGGCCTCCTGAATTCCGGAAAAAGGATGGTCCTCGGGCAGGGCCGGACGGCTCTGCGAGGCATCGACCAGACTCTCCAGTTCGTTGATGTTCGGCAACCGCCATGCCCTGCCACTCGCCTCGGCCAGGTCCGCCGCGAGTTCCAGGGCTTCACTCCAGTCGACAAGCTTCCCGCCTTCGAACGCCTGGCGGCGCCAGACAAGTCCGGTGAGCCGGTCCAGAATCCCGTCCTCAAAAGGCTCAAAACGGACCTCGGGCCAAGGCAACCCCTGCTGCAACGCCGCGTCCTGCGCGCTTTCCCGGCAATCGATGACCTCCCCCTGAACATCAAAGCATTGGGTTTGGCCGGTTCGCGGCAGACGGGCCAACTGTCCACGCACTGGCCAGAGGAGAGAAAATTCCGTCTTCTTGCCAAAAAACATCCGCCCCCCAGCCAAATGGACATACCAGGCGTAGGCCGGGGCAATGGCCGCTGTGGTCGACGTCCAATACCACCCCAAATGCACCCCGGTGAAGGGATGGTCCTTTGGCAGGACCGGTTTGCGCCTGCTGTGGTCAATGAGAGAACGCAATTCGCGGCGGTTCGGAACGCGCCAGTCATCAGCCCCGGCCAAGCCCGCCGCGTTGGCCTCAGCGACTGCGTCCAGGGCTTCGTCCCAGCGCAGGGGATAGAGAAAAAGATCCGCTTGCATTGGCCATTGCAGTCCGGTCAACCGATCACTGACAAGTTCCCCGTCAACAACGAACCGCGGGGCCGAAACCGTTTGACCGGCTTGTATCGCGCCATCTTGTCGCTGGCCGTCACAGGGGATCTCACGCCCCTGGGAATCAAAACACCGGTGTTGGCCTGTCCCCAGATAGAGGCGTGTTTGCTCCAGACTCATGAGAAGTCTTCCTTCACTGCGTTAGCTCTCTCCTGAAACGAACACAGAGTCATTGATCACAGTCAAGCCCCAGATAGGAGGCCAGCTTTGGCCAAGCCGCCACAGCATCAGCGTACCCGGAGTCATAGACCCGGTACAACCTCTCCTTGTTGCGCTCCACACGCCCGGCCGGTAACGGCTTTTCCGGCCGGATAACAACGATCTCACCGTTTCGCTCCCGGCGCTCAAGCGCTTCCAGGCAGGCATTATACCGTTCATGCCGTTCTGCCAGGGCCCGCACCAAACCGGGAAAACGGGGATACCGCCACCGGGCGAGCGCCGGGGCCGGAAACGGTTTCTTGCGATACCCGGGAGGCTGCGTGAGCACGACAACCTGCTGAGAATACCCGTCAGCTTGGCATTGGTGCACCGGAATCGGCGCACTCACACCGCCGTCGAGCAAAAAGCGTTCTTGATAACGCACCGGCCGGGCCACAAAGGGCAGGCTGCTTGAGGCCTGGAGCACCGTCATATAATCGCCGTTGAGCTCATGCTGGGTATAGAACACCGGTTCTCCGGTCCGGCAATCGGTCACCCCGGTCACGCACCGGGTCGGCGAGGCCATGAACCGGTTCCAGGCAAAGGGGACAAGACGGTTCGGCACCGTATCGAAGATGAAATCCATCCCGAACAACTCCCCGCGCAGGAGCAGACGCCGGTAGCTCAAGTACCGCCTGTCCTTAACGAAGCGAATATTCACGATCCGGTTGCGTTCCGGTTGGCGGGCCACAAAATTGGCCGCGTTGCAGGCTCCCATGGACACGCCGATCACATATGGAAAACAGAGTCCAAGATCTGAAAAATATCGGAGGACCCCGGAGGTATAGACCCCGCGAAGTCCCCCTCCCTCAAGGACCAGCCCCGCTTGTGTAGTGTTCATGTTTCTCCATCCATTGACCATTTGTCTGCCTTAGGCCTTGAGGCGTTGCAGGTCGGCACTTTTGCCCAGCAGCATCAGGGCGTCCCCCTCGTTGAGCGGGTCGTCTGGCTGGGGGATGATATCGTATTTTTCCTCATTCGAGGGACGAGCCGCCACGACCTGAATGTGCGCCTTCCGCGTCAGATCCAATTCGCGCAATGACTTCCCTGCCCATTTGTCAACGATCACCTCCTGCAAAGCGAGATCGGTGCCAAAGGGGAGATACTCGACAAACCCCGGCATGGCTAAACGGTGGGCCAGTTCACGGGCCGCTGAAATCTCAGGGATAATGACTTCTGTGGCCCCGATGCGCCGCAATAATTGCTCGTGGTCGGCATGAATGGCCTTAACCCAGACGTAGGGCACTTCCATCTCTTTCAGATAATAGGTGATCATGGAGCTGGAGGCGATAGAGTCACCGACGCTGATCAGGACATGGCTCAAATCGGCAAAGCCCATCTGCTCCAGGGCGGTCTTGTCCATCGCGTCGGCCTGGTAGGCTTGGGTCATATGCTCCTGGGCCTGATTGACCCGGTCCTGATGCCGATCAATGCCGATGACCTCGTGCCCCAGACCCTGCATCGCTTGGGCGAACTGGACACCGAATTTTCCCAGCCCGATGACCCCGACCGTATAGCTTTTGCGTTTGATCACATCTGCCTCCTCAGGCCCTGCTGCCGTGCCGTGAAATGGCCTCCTGTCGCAGCCGGGCCGTTTTTCCGTCAGCCAATGAGCAGGTTATGCTCCGGCCATGCATAGTGACGCGGCTTCTGAAAGTCCTTCAAAGCGGTCAAAAATAAAATCGGACCCAGCCGGCCGACGAACATGAGGACCATCAAGGTATATTTCCCCACTGCGCTCAATGAGGGGGTCAGCCCCGTACTCAAGCCAACCGTCCCGAACGCCGAGACAGCCTCGAACATCAGCTCCAAAAAAAGGCCTTTGCTCTCAGCATGGGCCAGATGGCCCCCTTCAGCCATATTCAGCACGCCAACGGCCACAACAACGATACCCAGGGCAAAGACAAGCAACAACAGGGCCCGATCCATCGTCCCCTGCTCCACCGCATACCGCCCGATCACCGCCTGCCGCTGTCGTCCGCCGCGCAACTGGGCCCGGACAAAGGCGAGCAGAGTCCGCGCCGTGGTCACCTTGACACCGCCGGCACATGACCCCGGCGCCCCGCCGATAAACATCATCCCGGCCATGATCAGCAAACTGACATTGGTCATGGCGCCGATGTCGACGGTATTGAATCCCGCGGTGCGGCAGGTCACAGACTGAAAACAGGCCGTCAGCAGCCGCCTGGGCCAAGTCACCCCCATCCCGGATTGCGTGCTTTCCGTGACCAGCAACAACACCGCTCCGCCCAATAACAACACGGCAGTGGTCGACAGCACCACCCGAGTATACCAGCTCGTGGCACGAAGCACAGAACGCAAAGAGTCCCGCCTCATTCGGCGGGCCAAGGCCCCCAGCTCGACCAGGACCGAAAACCCGATGCCGCCGCAGATGATAAGGCCCATAAAGACCCCGTTGACGGCCCAATCCCCTTGCCACGCCACCAGGCTGTTTTCCTGCAGGGCAAAGCCGGCATTGCAAAATGCCGAGACAGCGTGAAAAACCGCTGAAGGCCAGGAAAACCCTTGCGGGGCCAGGAACCGGAGCAAAACAGCACCAAGCGCCTCGAAAACCAGGACAAGCAACGTGATCCGGATCAGAAACCCTCCCAGTTTGAAACGGGGGTCGTGGATCAGGCTCTTCCCCACCGCCAAATGGTCGGTCAATGACACCCGCTGCCGCCAGAGATAAAAGATCAGCGAAGTGATGGTCATGATTCCCAGACCACCGATCTGGATCAGCCCCAGAATGACGCCTTGCCCAAACGGACTGAAAAACGAACCGGTGTCCACGACGATCAACCCGGTTACGCAGACAGCCGAAACCGCGGTGAACAGGGCGTTGGTCCAGGAGATAGCTCCGTCAGTCACGCTCAGCGGGAGATGGAGGAGAACGGCGCCAAGGACAATGGCGACGCCAAAAAACACAATGGGCCAGGCAAACGGGGAAATGTGCACGCGCATCACAGCCGCCCCTCAGGCCCGGTTTTGACCGGTTCGTTTGTCTTGTCGCGCGAATACATGGAAAACGCTCGGCCCCAGCAGACAGGTCAATAAGGCCAGCAGGACCAGGGCATCCTTGGTTTCCTGGTCGATAAGCCCCTGCTGCAGCCCCAGCGTGGCCGCGGCCACAATCAGACTCAAACGTGACGAGAGCAGCGCTCCAGCTTGCAGGGCCTGCCGCAGACGCATGCGGCGCAGGGTAAACAACAACGCGGGCAGAGCTTTGACCAGTACGGCTATCGCCAGCAATTGCAGGGTCAAAATCATCTGCTCTCCGCTCAAAATATTCCCGATATCAAACTCCAGCCCCACATTGATGAAAAAAATCGGGATCAGGAATCCGAATCCCAAAGCTGAAATCTTGCTTTCCAGGGTCACTTTGTTGCGAAAGACGAAGGAAAGCACGCTGCCGCCGAGAAAAGCGCCCAAGACCGGTTCCAGATGGACCAATTCGGATAGCCCGACAAAGAGAAAAAGCAGCGCCAGGGAGAGGCGAACCCCGATTTCCAGGGAATCCTCAGCAGCCAACATCCGCTCAGCCTGACACGGATACCACCAGGCCCACAACCGCCCGGCCCAGAGGGCAAGGCCGAAACCGAGAAACAGGGGCAGGGGAGAGACGAATTGCCAGCTTATGCCGTATTGGTGCCAGAGCAGAAAAAAGGTGATCGCGAACAGGGTCAAAAAATCAGCCAGCGAGGCGGCAATGAGCAACCCCTGGCCGAACGGGGTCCGGCTGAGCCCGGCCTGCTTGAGTGTGGGCATGACCAGCCCCAGAGACGTCGTAGCCAGAACCAGAGCCATGAAAACGCCCCGTCCCAGGACAAGGGCCCCGGCCACCGCCAAGGCCAAGGTGCTCAGAAAGAGCAGCAAATGGAAACCGAGATAACTTTTCCGCTGTCGCAGCAGCATCCCGAAATCGATTTCCATCCCGGCATGGAACATGAGCAATAAAAATCCAAGATGTCCCAGAAAGCCGATCCATTCACCGCCGAATTCCAGCCCGAGAACGCTCTTGCCTAAAACCACCCCGAAAAGAATCTCCACCACCGGAGCCGGCATGCGCAAGACACGGCTCAGCCCGGGCAGCACAGCCACGGCCAAGGCCAGAATAAGCAAGGCGGACGCCTGATCGAGAACCATAGTAACCTCGTCTGGACCACGTCACCGGTATCGCACCACAATGGAACACGTCTTCACTTGTTCCCCCGCACTGCTCTTCAAATCTTTTTTTGCGCGCCGTGCTTTTGGCGCGGAGAAAGATTTGAAGAGCTAGACCACCGGAACAAGCAAAACAGAACCTTTCGTCCGGCGCGTGACCAATTCCGGAATATTCGGGGTCAGCAAGCGCTTCTGCGCCCTGGAGCACCCCATGACCACGACATCGCTTTCAGCAGCGGCGGCCACAATTTCCCGAACCGGATTGCCTTCCCGGAGTTGCTCTGCAATGGCGATCTTGTGGACATGGGCCAGTTCGCGCAGGGAAGCAAGCACGTCGTCGACCCACTCACCGCCGCCCGGCCCTTGAACCACGTCCGATTCCTGAACCACAATCGCTTCTATTGTGCCCCCGGTCTGCCGCGCCACATCAATGGCGACCTCCATTCCAGCCACCGCTACGGACGAGCCGTTGAAAGCCACGGCTATGCGTTCATAGCTTTTTGCGCCACGCCCCAGCAACAAAGGGCACCCCAGAGAATGCGCCAACTCGACATGCGGCGGGCGCTTGAAGATATCTGCCCAGGAGACCACCAGAGGAGGCCGGAGGACCAGGCCGGTGTTTTGGGCCTGACAGACCCGGTGCAAAACACGCAGATCTTCTTCCGCGCTGTAGGTCTCCACCCGCGGCAGACGGGACTGGGGCCATTGGTCGAACATCGTTTGCCCCGGAGCGGTGTCCTCCGGGGCCACCACTCTGACCTTTTGCACCCGGGTATTCTGGGTCACATACAGCCCCTCCTGAAGCACTTCTTGAACCCCTGAACCCTCTGGGAGCTGAATGACCAACGTCTGACCGTAGGTCAGAGGGAAATGGGGCAGACCGCACTCCATCAGCGAACAGACATTGTTGAACACGTCTCGCTGCCCGAGAATGATCAACCTATCCGTCTTGCCCACCCGCATATCCGGTTCAGGAAAAAGAATACGGCCCTCGCGATACAGGGCCACGATGCGCCATTCGGCGTTGACCAGGGCAGAAATGCGGCGTCCGACCAGCGCGAAATGGTCCGCCGCGTCGATTTCCACCACCTCGGCCTCGGTGATATCCAGTGGATGGACCTTGATCCGCGGGTCTTGCAGGTAATGATAGATATTCTGGGCCAAAACACGGCCCGGCAGGATGACCCTGGCCCCGAGATCCCGAAAGGCTTGGACGTCGAGCTGTTCATGGGCCAGGGCCAGAACAGCCCCGACTTCTTTTTTTCTCGCGTGTTCAGCGATGGCCAGATTAACCTTGTCCGATCCGGTCAAGGCCAGGACATAGTCCGCGTTCTCCAGGCCCGCGTCCTCAAGCACCACAGGACTCGAAGCGTCACCGGCTTGGATCCGCTGGATGCAGGGATGGGCGGCCACGAAGTCCTGCAAGCGTTCCTTCTCAGGATCGACCAGAACCACGTCCCAATTCTCGCCCATCTGTTTGAGCAATTGGGCCGTGGTATCCCCGGCTCCACAAATTAAAACACGCATTGTCATTCTCCTAGGCAAATCGTCCACTGCGATGGAGTCCGTCAATCACAATTTGTCAATAGCTGTTGGGAGTGCCGCGTCCGCAAACTCTGCCAGACCGGCAGGCCCTCGGAATCCCGAGTCCCCTTTGCTGCTGCACTGGAGCAATTGAACAGCGCCGTCCTGCCCGCTTCCCGACGAGCCACCCCACCGGCAAGATATCAAGGCTGATCGTGGTTTCGGTGTATACCGATTTTGCTCTCTTTTCTACCGTTGTCTTTTCAGAGAGTTCCCCGGGCCAACCCGGCGAAGGGCACAAAAAAACCCCTTCCAGGCCTGTTCCTGTCAGGGGGCAATAGCATCGCTTCCACCGCCGCACGGTAGCCAGTGGACACGGCTGCCGCTTCGGGACGCTTTAAAGGGGAAACTATTCGATTTCGTACGTCGGCACAGCGCTCCGTGGAAACTGGTGCTCCTTTTTCTGCCGGATACGTTTGTGTTTGTACATATTGGCGTCAGCGCGGGCGAAAAGTTCTTCGAATTCCTTGTCTGTCAGGGACAAAGTACTCACCCCCAGACTGACGCGCACCGGTATCTCTTCCGATTCAAAAGGCACGATCATGGCATTGAGCGCTTTGCGCAAGCGACCCATCAATTCCACCGCCGCGCCGTAGGGGGTCTCAGGAAGCAGTATGGCAAATTCGTCCCCTCCGAGGCGGGCCAGGATATCCGTTTGCCGCAGGCGTGACCTGAGTGCTTCGGCCAGGGATTGCAGGACGACATCGCCCGCGGCGTGCCCAAAACGGTCATTGAGCCCCTTGAATTCGTCAAGGTCCAGCACCAGCAGTGACAGCGGACGCCGATACCGTTGGGCGTTGTATTTGTATTGGTCGAAATAGCGGGTAAATGCCAAGCGGTTGTACACCCCGGTCAAGGCGTCCCGCTCGGACTGGGCCTGGAGTTCCTCAAA
The sequence above is drawn from the Desulfohalobium retbaense DSM 5692 genome and encodes:
- a CDS encoding radical SAM protein produces the protein MSQTAAYLGCTTTALATREKRLWSLLRSCVLCPHRCRVDRLAGETGKCHTGSRAIVYNYFPHFGEESPLVGDCGSGAIFFSFCNLACCFCQNWEISHGGEGLELQSEHVATMMLELQAMGCANINLVTPSHVVPQIVTAVRLAREQGLHLPLVYNCGGYERVATLRELEGIIDIYMPDFKFWSSASAARYCGAEDYPERARAALREMHRQVGDLSIDRDGLARRGLLVRHLVLPGLEQESGAILKFLAQEISQETYVNIMDQYRPCGTAVGDPRLGDELEREQWLRVLRAARAAGLHRFDHGMMLLS
- a CDS encoding 4Fe-4S binding protein, translated to MVLRRIIQTVAVFLTNAYWLFPFSGSGIYTGRFKAVCAPGLNCWSCPAATTACPIGALQNSLATVRFNLGAGNYHFGLYVLGWLGLIGTAVGRMPCGWVCPFGFFQELVHKIPSRKFGIPRVLTWLKYPILALFVVLLPLFVVDSFGFGQTWFCKYICPAGTLEAGLPAMGLQSQLRPMVGWLFAHKVTLLLGFLVWMVFASRPFCRVACPLGALYSLFNKVSFFRMRWDEDACVHCQKCYQVCPMGVKFWENANHYDCIRCLRCYYEGCQFGAISYEWVGLPERVVRTGRRKQQKQQAAPSGGQSG
- a CDS encoding CD1871A family CXXC motif-containing protein → MAGTTRRGPIVLMAVFLIVFLVGLNSGEVGAVFEKAATICLSCIGIG
- a CDS encoding Mth938-like domain-containing protein, which encodes MFIELYKFGRIVIQGQTYTRDVKILEGRVVPHWWRESGHRVVLGDIRDLLRTAPEVIVFGMGKPGLMRLDPDVRDYLQREEIETIEQPTAQAMETINSLLQSGRRMAAGIHLTC
- a CDS encoding TlpA family protein disulfide reductase; the protein is MRRLRVLSLTICLVGIVLLVGTISTASTGQYKGAISADKLEQMIDEERSDKVVLLNFWATWCSPCRREMPELAQLRRDFSPEELVILSVSLDYNSKVIPHFVDQFGLNFPVYRDGGGVAQQFEVAAVPKVMLFTQNGLVMEHAGYVPPAMLRRVVEQALDKQ
- a CDS encoding cation:proton antiporter produces the protein MVLDQASALLILALAVAVLPGLSRVLRMPAPVVEILFGVVLGKSVLGLEFGGEWIGFLGHLGFLLLMFHAGMEIDFGMLLRQRKSYLGFHLLLFLSTLALAVAGALVLGRGVFMALVLATTSLGLVMPTLKQAGLSRTPFGQGLLIAASLADFLTLFAITFFLLWHQYGISWQFVSPLPLFLGFGLALWAGRLWAWWYPCQAERMLAAEDSLEIGVRLSLALLFLFVGLSELVHLEPVLGAFLGGSVLSFVFRNKVTLESKISALGFGFLIPIFFINVGLEFDIGNILSGEQMILTLQLLAIAVLVKALPALLFTLRRMRLRQALQAGALLSSRLSLIVAAATLGLQQGLIDQETKDALVLLALLTCLLGPSVFHVFARQDKRTGQNRA
- a CDS encoding potassium channel family protein, encoding MIKRKSYTVGVIGLGKFGVQFAQAMQGLGHEVIGIDRHQDRVNQAQEHMTQAYQADAMDKTALEQMGFADLSHVLISVGDSIASSSMITYYLKEMEVPYVWVKAIHADHEQLLRRIGATEVIIPEISAARELAHRLAMPGFVEYLPFGTDLALQEVIVDKWAGKSLRELDLTRKAHIQVVAARPSNEEKYDIIPQPDDPLNEGDALMLLGKSADLQRLKA
- a CDS encoding NAD-binding protein, which codes for MRVLICGAGDTTAQLLKQMGENWDVVLVDPEKERLQDFVAAHPCIQRIQAGDASSPVVLEDAGLENADYVLALTGSDKVNLAIAEHARKKEVGAVLALAHEQLDVQAFRDLGARVILPGRVLAQNIYHYLQDPRIKVHPLDITEAEVVEIDAADHFALVGRRISALVNAEWRIVALYREGRILFPEPDMRVGKTDRLIILGQRDVFNNVCSLMECGLPHFPLTYGQTLVIQLPEGSGVQEVLQEGLYVTQNTRVQKVRVVAPEDTAPGQTMFDQWPQSRLPRVETYSAEEDLRVLHRVCQAQNTGLVLRPPLVVSWADIFKRPPHVELAHSLGCPLLLGRGAKSYERIAVAFNGSSVAVAGMEVAIDVARQTGGTIEAIVVQESDVVQGPGGGEWVDDVLASLRELAHVHKIAIAEQLREGNPVREIVAAAAESDVVVMGCSRAQKRLLTPNIPELVTRRTKGSVLLVPVV
- a CDS encoding patatin-like phospholipase family protein yields the protein MNTTQAGLVLEGGGLRGVYTSGVLRYFSDLGLCFPYVIGVSMGACNAANFVARQPERNRIVNIRFVKDRRYLSYRRLLLRGELFGMDFIFDTVPNRLVPFAWNRFMASPTRCVTGVTDCRTGEPVFYTQHELNGDYMTVLQASSSLPFVARPVRYQERFLLDGGVSAPIPVHQCQADGYSQQVVVLTQPPGYRKKPFPAPALARWRYPRFPGLVRALAERHERYNACLEALERRERNGEIVVIRPEKPLPAGRVERNKERLYRVYDSGYADAVAAWPKLASYLGLDCDQ
- a CDS encoding TrkH family potassium uptake protein codes for the protein MRVHISPFAWPIVFFGVAIVLGAVLLHLPLSVTDGAISWTNALFTAVSAVCVTGLIVVDTGSFFSPFGQGVILGLIQIGGLGIMTITSLIFYLWRQRVSLTDHLAVGKSLIHDPRFKLGGFLIRITLLVLVFEALGAVLLRFLAPQGFSWPSAVFHAVSAFCNAGFALQENSLVAWQGDWAVNGVFMGLIICGGIGFSVLVELGALARRMRRDSLRSVLRATSWYTRVVLSTTAVLLLGGAVLLLVTESTQSGMGVTWPRRLLTACFQSVTCRTAGFNTVDIGAMTNVSLLIMAGMMFIGGAPGSCAGGVKVTTARTLLAFVRAQLRGGRQRQAVIGRYAVEQGTMDRALLLLVFALGIVVVAVGVLNMAEGGHLAHAESKGLFLELMFEAVSAFGTVGLSTGLTPSLSAVGKYTLMVLMFVGRLGPILFLTALKDFQKPRHYAWPEHNLLIG
- a CDS encoding DUF1566 domain-containing protein, whose protein sequence is MSLEQTRLYLGTGQHRCFDSQGREIPCDGQRQDGAIQAGQTVSAPRFVVDGELVSDRLTGLQWPMQADLFLYPLRWDEALDAVAEANAAGLAGADDWRVPNRRELRSLIDHSRRKPVLPKDHPFTGVHLGWYWTSTTAAIAPAYAWYVHLAGGRMFFGKKTEFSLLWPVRGQLARLPRTGQTQCFDVQGEVIDCRESAQDAALQQGLPWPEVRFEPFEDGILDRLTGLVWRRQAFEGGKLVDWSEALELAADLAEASGRAWRLPNINELESLVDASQSRPALPEDHPFSGIQEAYWSSTTSGFETDWAYALYLHKGAVGVGWKKSREFAVWCVRDREAGITSR
- a CDS encoding GGDEF domain-containing protein, producing the protein MMDVPPNAPKTDLDEAFQQFLAVQEAFPDPILVVNEDGVYEAVMGGQARGLYDSGHNLVGHAMHDVLPQEKADWFLQVVRQALNEHELQIVEYALSPDEVIDSPSDGPEHAQWFEGRVYPIHRPAGQKQAVVWVVLNMTKRKKLFEELQAQSERDALTGVYNRLAFTRYFDQYKYNAQRYRRPLSLLVLDLDEFKGLNDRFGHAAGDVVLQSLAEALRSRLRQTDILARLGGDEFAILLPETPYGAAVELMGRLRKALNAMIVPFESEEIPVRVSLGVSTLSLTDKEFEELFARADANMYKHKRIRQKKEHQFPRSAVPTYEIE